From Cercospora beticola chromosome 6, complete sequence, a single genomic window includes:
- a CDS encoding uncharacterized protein (CAZy:GH105) has product MITIARAATLLAAIFGFGTAHNTGCPYGGDLAFRMLESNIARRQGLEASNASTGQIELGLFQQALREGIAVTSDSSQRRRWQEILESSVTSANGTLSNTTRDTELPLDRLSIGSAMIQLYNETKDETMIPTIRALQQSVIDQKRNENGGLWYYDNQANISAYHNLSYLDGMFSYAPFVILSQEFNFTEDATNFSEEAALQQLRILRGICEREDGLYVHGYDPTKDHAWAKDSENGASPIVWSRAQAWYTLGIANTIALTETSHSTAAQTFKDYYHDLIVAQLDASDKAVESGGYGVWQVVDRPNEIVSGNFVEASSSLMTAYSMLKGARLGWLEYEPLRQRAETTGLGLFQAIRRYYVTEEDGNLNLNGTSSVASLSGNVDYEYYVSRPTVMNSLIGTSAFILAALEAEKRC; this is encoded by the exons ATGATCACCATagcacgagcagcaacgCTCCTGGCAGccatcttcggcttcggcacTGCGCATAATACCGGATGTCCCTATGGCGGCGATTTGGCATTCCGCATGCTGGAAAGCAACATTGCGCGACGGCAAGGTCTCGAAGCAAGCAATGCGTCCACAGGTCAAATCGAGCTGGGCCTTTTCCAGCAGGCACTCCGCGAGGGCATTGCCGTTACGAGCGATTCGAGCCAGAGACGAAGGTGGCAGGAGATCCTTGAAAGCAGCGTCACGAGTGCCAATGGCACGCTTTCCAATACTACCAGAGACACTGAGCTGCCACTGGACCGCCTTTCAATAGGTTCGGCTATGATTCAGCTATACAACGAGACTAAAGACGAGACTATGATCCCGACAATCCGAGCCTTGCAACAATCGGTGATCGACCAAAAGCGCAACGAGAATGGAGGGCTATGGTACTACGATAACCAGGCCAACATTTCTGCGTATCACAATCTCAGCTATCTGGACGGCATGTTCTCGTATGCACCTTTTGTCATCTTGTCGCAGGAGTTCAACTTCACAGAGGATGCCACGAATTTTAGCGAGGAGGCAGCTTTGCAGCAACTCAGGATTCTCCGAGGCATTTGTGAGCGCGAGGATGGTCTCTACGTTCATGGCTACGATCCCACGAAGGATCATGCTTGGGCGAAGGATTCGGAGAATGGGGCGAGTCCCATCGTTTGGAGTCGCGCGCAGGCCTGGTATACTCTTGGAATTGCGAATACCATCGCTCTCACGGAGACGTCCCACAGCACGGCTGCACAGACTTTCAAAGACTATTATCATGACCTCATCGTGGCTCAGCTTGATGCAAGTGACAAGGCTGTGGAGAGCGGAGGCTACGGTGTCTGGCAAGTTGTCGATAGGCCGAATGAGATTGTTTCCGGCAATTTTGTTGAAGCAAGCTCCAGTTTGATGACGGCATATTCAATGTTGAAGGGAGCCAGGTTGGGATGGCTGGAGTACGAACCTCTCAGACAGCGAGCTGAAACCACAGGACTTGGACTCTTCCAAGCCATCAGGCGATATTATGTGACCGAAGAAGACGGAAACCTCAACCTGAATGGCACGAGTTCTGTGGCTTCTTTAAGTGGCAATGTGGATTATGAG TACTATGTGAGCAGACCAACTGTGATGAACAGCTTGATTGGCACAAGCGCTTTCATCCTCGCTGCACTagaagcagagaagagaTGCTAG
- a CDS encoding uncharacterized protein (CAZy:GH43) — MLSKSIVCLSLAVAAQAKYIVPGGKWLDTEGNFVNAHAGGITVSHEDNKFYWFGERKTEEQPEGGGVSVYSSDDLGTWEYHGLALEPIEGHPYIGPEHIIQRPKVAWSDPAQQYHMWWHADNSTYGWLLQGFATSPNITGPYTFVDAIAPLGNWSQDFGMFTDYKDGKTYALYSNGDRREGRDVYLTSFNDGISELDEVVFRWDKFDLEAPTIIQTETSYWALMSHKTGYRPNNVVAFRADSLSGPWSQPFFVSEPYTRTYNSQSGFSIRINGTEQTTYLYLGDQWDSRSVWESRYIWLPMQICEENKTLELEWHDVYDLDVEKGTWKPVEGETYYGKDAIVEGDAFKQEANFASGGLIVTGISGNESTVTFEGIEGSGSPQWVSFYYQNTDDMGFGDQPGGTPDRIGGTWVLRRISSVIHHLVDATVADVE, encoded by the exons ATGTTGTCAAAATCGATCGTTTGTCTGTCTCTGGCTGTTGCGGCCCAGGCGAAGTATATTGTGCCTGGAGGGAAATGGCTTGATACTGAAGGAAACTTTGTCAATGCTCATGCTGGTGGTATTACAGTCAGTCATGAGGATAACAAGTTCTACTGGTTTGGCGAACGTAAGACGGAGGAGCAGCCAGAGGGAGGTGGTGTTTCGGTGTACAGTTCTGACGATCTTGGAACGTGGGAGTACCATGGGCTGGCCCTAG AGCCAATCGAAGGTCATCCATATATTGGGCCAGAGCACATCATCCAGAGACCTAAAGTCGCTTGGAGCGATCCTGCACAGCAGTACCAT ATGTGGTGGCACGCCGACAACAGCACTTACGGCTGGCTTCTCCAAGGCTTCGCAACATCTCCCAACATCACCGGTCCGTACACTTTCGTCGACGCCATCGCACCTCTAGGAAACTGGTCGCAAGATTTCGGCATGTTCACCGACTACAAAGACGGCAAGACATACGCTCTGTACTCAAATGGAGACAGACGAGAAGGTCGTGATGTTTATCTGACCAGTTTCAATGATGGAATCTCAGAGCTCGACGAAGTCGTATTTCGATGGGATAAATTCGATCTTGAAGCGCCAACGATCATCCAGACCGAGACGAGTTACTGGGCATTGATGAGCCACAAGACTGGATATCGTCCAAATA ACGTCGTCGCCTTCCGAGCCGACTCCCTCTCCGGTCCTTGGTCGCAACCATTCTTCGTCTCGGAGCCATACACCAGAACATACAACTCTCAATCCGGCTTTTCGATTCGCATCAATGGTACCGAACAGACCACGTACCTGTACCTCGGCGATCAATGGGATTCTCGCTCTGTCTGGGAGAGTCGATACATCTGGCTTCCGATGCAGATTTGCGAAGAGAACAAgacgctcgagctcgagtggCATGATGTGTACGACCTCGATGTCGAGAAAGGTACGTGGAAGCCTGTGGAAGGAGAGACCTACTACGGCAAAGATGCAATCGTTGAAGGAGATGCTTTCAAGCAAGAAGCGAACTTTGCCAGCGGAGGTTTGATCGTGACGGGTATTTCTGGAAATGAGAGCACTGTGACATTCGAAGGTATCGAAGGCAGTGGTAGTCCCCAATGGGTCTCGTTCTACTATCAAAACACAGACGACATGGGATTCGGTGACCAGCCAGGTGGAACTCCGGATCGCATTGGCGGGACTTGGGTTCTGCGACGCATCAGCAGTGTTATT CATCATCTTGTCGACGCCACTGTTGCTGACGTTGAATGA